The Aminithiophilus ramosus genome contains a region encoding:
- a CDS encoding glycosyltransferase: MQTSQAMLLQAGQERNPKPEISLVIPVYNERESLPFLFERLLPVLEELGRSYEILFIDDGSVDGSLALLLAFREEHRSTVRVIEFNGNFGQHMAITAGFRCSRGRIVITMDADLQNPPEEIPNLVAAMDAGHDTVGTYRVGRRDPFFRKIASKVINGITNRITGLNLRDYGCMLRAYSGNIIALINESAESTTFIPALGRKFSVSPTEIAISHTEREHGTSKYGLFKLIRLNFDLMTGFSLIPLQVVTMLGLLVATLSLLFVAYLGVRRLVVGPEAEGVFTLMNVNFFLMGITMFCVGIVGEYIGRIYQEVRRRPRFVIRKVYDDEA; this comes from the coding sequence GTGCAGACTTCTCAGGCCATGCTCCTTCAGGCCGGCCAGGAAAGAAATCCAAAACCGGAAATCTCCCTCGTCATCCCCGTCTACAACGAGAGGGAATCGCTCCCCTTCCTCTTTGAGAGGCTTCTGCCGGTTTTGGAGGAACTCGGCCGGTCCTACGAGATCCTCTTCATCGATGACGGCAGCGTCGACGGCTCTCTGGCCTTGCTCCTGGCCTTCCGCGAGGAGCACCGCTCGACGGTGCGCGTCATCGAATTCAACGGCAACTTCGGCCAGCACATGGCCATCACCGCCGGCTTCCGCTGCAGCCGGGGCAGGATCGTCATCACCATGGACGCCGATCTCCAGAACCCGCCCGAGGAGATTCCCAACCTCGTGGCCGCCATGGACGCCGGCCACGACACGGTGGGCACCTACCGGGTGGGGCGCCGGGACCCTTTTTTCCGCAAGATCGCCTCCAAGGTCATCAACGGCATCACCAACCGCATCACGGGCCTCAACCTGCGCGACTACGGCTGCATGCTCCGGGCCTACAGCGGCAACATCATCGCCCTCATCAACGAGAGCGCCGAATCGACGACCTTCATCCCCGCCCTGGGACGGAAGTTCTCCGTCAGCCCGACGGAGATCGCCATCAGCCACACCGAGAGGGAGCACGGCACGTCCAAGTACGGCCTCTTCAAACTGATCCGCCTCAACTTCGACCTCATGACCGGCTTTTCCCTGATCCCCCTTCAGGTCGTGACCATGCTGGGCCTCCTCGTCGCCACCCTGAGCCTCCTCTTCGTGGCCTACCTGGGCGTCAGGCGCCTCGTCGTCGGCCCCGAGGCCGAAGGCGTCTTCACCCTCATGAACGTCAACTTCTTCCTCATGGGCATCACCATGTTCTGCGTCGGCATCGTCGGCGAGTACATCGGCCGCATCTATCAGGAAGTCCGCCGACGGCCCCGCTTCGTCATCAGGAAGGTCTACGACGATGAGGCCTAG
- a CDS encoding bifunctional UDP-4-keto-pentose/UDP-xylose synthase codes for MKVLILGANGFIGSHLCEAILDQRDWTVTAHDLVGGNLGNCLGRERFSLRLGDAFSDLDWIEEQVASCDVVLPLVGVAKPSFYLSRPLWTFELDFELNLKIVRFCVARKKRVIFPSTSEVYGMSSDRILYEESSPLTVGPIGKMRWIYSCAKQMMDRVIVAYGQEEGLRYTLFRPFNWIGPRLDSFDDARERRARSVTQFVYDIVQGRPVTLVNGGGQRRSFTWIGDGIEALMAIIGDEKGSDGKIFNIGNPANNRSISELVDHLVRILETFPETAQQARSAEIVVQSAESYYGNGYDDMQDRVPSIENIERCLGWRPRTTLDEALRRTVEGLIRP; via the coding sequence ATGAAGGTCCTCATTCTCGGCGCCAACGGCTTCATCGGAAGTCACCTCTGCGAGGCCATCCTCGATCAGAGGGACTGGACCGTCACCGCCCACGACCTCGTCGGCGGCAATCTCGGAAACTGCCTGGGCCGGGAGCGCTTCTCCCTCCGCCTCGGCGACGCCTTCTCCGACCTGGACTGGATCGAGGAACAGGTCGCCTCCTGCGACGTCGTCCTCCCCCTCGTCGGCGTCGCCAAGCCCTCTTTCTACCTGAGCCGTCCCCTGTGGACCTTCGAACTCGACTTCGAGCTGAACCTCAAGATCGTCCGCTTCTGCGTGGCCCGCAAGAAGAGGGTCATCTTCCCCTCCACGTCGGAGGTCTACGGCATGAGCTCCGACAGGATCCTCTACGAGGAGTCGAGTCCTCTCACGGTGGGGCCCATCGGCAAGATGCGCTGGATCTACAGCTGCGCCAAACAGATGATGGACCGCGTCATCGTCGCCTACGGCCAGGAGGAGGGACTGCGCTACACCCTCTTCCGACCCTTCAACTGGATCGGCCCCCGGCTGGACAGTTTCGACGACGCCCGAGAGCGCCGGGCCCGCTCCGTCACCCAGTTCGTCTACGACATCGTCCAGGGCCGTCCCGTGACCCTCGTCAACGGAGGAGGGCAGCGCCGGAGCTTCACCTGGATCGGCGACGGCATCGAGGCCCTTATGGCCATCATCGGCGACGAGAAGGGCTCGGACGGCAAGATCTTCAACATCGGCAACCCCGCCAACAACCGCTCCATCAGCGAGCTCGTCGACCACCTCGTCCGCATCCTCGAGACCTTTCCCGAGACGGCTCAGCAGGCCCGGTCGGCCGAAATCGTCGTCCAGTCCGCCGAGAGCTACTACGGCAACGGCTACGACGACATGCAGGACCGGGTCCCCTCCATCGAGAACATCGAACGCTGCCTGGGCTGGCGCCCCCGGACGACGCTCGACGAGGCTCTCCGCCGCACCGTCGAGGGCCTGATCCGGCCATGA
- a CDS encoding NADH:flavin oxidoreductase translates to MSLLWQSLELRSLRLTNRIVAAPTATGTADREGVATEKGLAHYGGLARSGVGLAVVEHHAVSPEGRVRVSQYRLDRDDVVEAHRALTAPFREAGLPAMVQINHAGAAVRDEELRLAEGFRTLAPSPVFHPALPGVLPRALTKGEIGALPGLYAEAARRAVLCGYDGVEIHACHGYLLSQFLSPLTNVRTDGYGGAILSRARILFEVFEAVRSVVDSDLPVAVRLGVADTLPGEEPRGLTIDETVRVARELAALGVDLLDLSGNLNGYDGRGEAWFAPYSRLVKEAVPVPVVCTGGIRSALTAERLLREGVCDLVGVGRPLMADSQALGSWRERLP, encoded by the coding sequence ATGTCTCTGCTCTGGCAATCTCTGGAACTGCGCTCTCTCCGCCTGACCAACCGCATCGTCGCCGCGCCGACGGCGACGGGAACGGCCGATCGGGAAGGCGTCGCCACCGAAAAAGGGCTGGCCCACTACGGAGGTCTGGCCCGCAGCGGCGTGGGGCTGGCCGTCGTTGAGCATCACGCCGTCTCCCCCGAGGGGCGCGTCCGCGTCTCCCAATACCGCCTGGACCGCGACGACGTCGTCGAGGCCCATCGGGCCCTGACGGCTCCCTTCCGGGAGGCGGGGCTTCCCGCCATGGTCCAGATCAATCACGCCGGAGCCGCCGTCCGCGACGAGGAGCTGCGCCTCGCCGAGGGCTTCCGCACCCTGGCCCCCTCGCCCGTCTTTCACCCCGCCCTTCCCGGCGTCCTCCCCAGGGCCCTCACGAAAGGGGAGATCGGAGCTCTGCCCGGCCTCTACGCCGAGGCCGCGAGACGGGCCGTCCTCTGCGGCTATGACGGCGTCGAGATTCACGCCTGCCACGGCTATCTGCTGAGCCAGTTCCTGAGCCCCCTGACCAACGTCCGAACCGACGGCTACGGCGGCGCCATCCTCTCCCGGGCCCGGATCCTCTTCGAGGTCTTCGAGGCCGTCCGCTCCGTCGTCGATTCCGACCTTCCCGTCGCCGTCCGTCTGGGCGTCGCCGACACCCTTCCGGGAGAGGAGCCCCGGGGGCTGACCATCGACGAGACGGTCCGCGTCGCCCGTGAGCTGGCCGCCCTGGGCGTCGACCTCCTCGACCTCTCGGGCAATCTCAACGGCTACGACGGCCGGGGAGAGGCCTGGTTCGCCCCCTACAGCCGCCTCGTCAAAGAGGCCGTCCCCGTCCCCGTCGTCTGCACCGGCGGCATCCGCAGCGCCCTGACGGCGGAACGGCTCCTCCGAGAGGGCGTCTGCGATCTCGTCGGCGTCGGAAGACCCCTCATGGCCGACAGCCAGGCCCTCGGGAGCTGGAGGGAGAGGCTTCCCTGA
- a CDS encoding formyltransferase codes for MRPRIVVFAYNEVGYVCLEELLRRGADVVALFTYDDDPGEEIWFRSVKDLAERRGLAVFTPSRLDGTWKERIAALAPDLILSFYYRSLIGTDVLSLARLGAFNIHGSLLPRYRGRACVNWAIVNGETTTGATLHEMVARADAGRIVDREPVPIGPDETAHDVFLKVAEAARTLVARNLDALESGTAPLYAQDETKATLFGRRGPEDGLIDWNLPARSIHNLVRAVTRPYPGAFTFAEGRKLFVWKTAVVDEESPSEAGRVTSLDPLVVAASSGNLQILSASFEDGSSPSSSLRPGQRLGQ; via the coding sequence ATGAGGCCTAGAATCGTCGTCTTCGCCTACAACGAGGTGGGCTACGTCTGTCTCGAGGAGCTTCTCCGCCGGGGGGCCGACGTGGTGGCCCTCTTCACCTACGACGACGACCCCGGCGAGGAGATCTGGTTCCGGTCGGTGAAAGACCTGGCGGAGCGACGGGGCCTGGCCGTCTTCACCCCCTCCCGCCTCGACGGGACCTGGAAGGAACGCATCGCCGCCCTCGCCCCCGACCTGATCCTCTCCTTCTACTACCGAAGCCTCATCGGAACCGACGTCCTCTCCCTGGCCCGGCTGGGGGCCTTCAACATCCACGGTTCCCTCCTCCCCCGCTACCGGGGACGGGCCTGCGTCAACTGGGCCATCGTCAACGGCGAGACGACGACGGGGGCCACCCTCCACGAGATGGTGGCCCGGGCCGACGCGGGAAGGATCGTCGATCGGGAGCCGGTGCCGATCGGCCCCGACGAGACGGCCCACGACGTCTTCCTCAAGGTGGCCGAGGCGGCCCGCACCCTGGTGGCGCGGAACCTCGACGCCCTCGAATCGGGGACGGCCCCCCTCTACGCGCAGGACGAGACGAAGGCCACCCTCTTCGGCCGGAGAGGCCCCGAAGACGGCCTCATCGACTGGAACCTTCCGGCCCGGTCCATCCACAACCTCGTCCGGGCCGTGACCCGTCCCTATCCCGGCGCCTTCACCTTCGCCGAGGGACGAAAGCTCTTCGTCTGGAAGACGGCCGTCGTCGACGAGGAGAGCCCGAGCGAGGCCGGAAGGGTCACGTCTCTCGATCCGCTCGTCGTCGCCGCCTCCTCGGGAAACCTCCAGATCCTCTCGGCCAGCTTCGAGGACGGATCGTCCCCCTCCTCCTCGTTGAGGCCGGGTCAACGGCTCGGCCAGTGA
- a CDS encoding MurR/RpiR family transcriptional regulator has translation MDSVQLQELMRGKLEGMPTKARRVIEYLLSNMREAAFRSIGEVADDLSVSKAQLVRVARILGFDGYSDLKEALQQAILEKINPATMLARVMDDQESLPNVIYKTEHANLDDTWSQLPPGSLDAFCSLVREARNIHCLGWGISSLVTEHLFMRLRVMGLAALSMRRGSLTLLEQARSVGGGDLIVVCELPSYVVEVTETVELARKKGAKVVAIVDSPAAPLCRFSDLNFFISAASPTFGSSIVGPLFLTHILTSVLAVHMGDRAHTALEEQAQFLHDERIFHPVFGLKY, from the coding sequence ATGGACAGTGTCCAGTTACAGGAACTGATGCGAGGCAAACTGGAAGGCATGCCGACCAAGGCACGCCGCGTCATCGAATACCTTCTCTCCAACATGCGAGAGGCCGCATTCCGATCCATCGGCGAGGTGGCCGACGACCTCTCCGTCTCCAAGGCCCAGCTCGTCCGCGTCGCCCGCATCCTCGGCTTCGACGGCTACTCCGACCTGAAGGAGGCGCTCCAGCAGGCCATCCTGGAGAAGATCAATCCGGCGACGATGCTGGCCCGCGTCATGGACGACCAGGAGAGCCTGCCCAACGTCATCTACAAGACGGAACACGCCAATCTGGACGACACATGGTCCCAGCTTCCTCCAGGCAGCCTGGACGCCTTCTGCTCCCTCGTCAGGGAGGCCCGCAACATTCACTGCCTCGGCTGGGGCATCTCCTCGCTCGTGACGGAACATCTCTTCATGCGCCTCCGCGTCATGGGCCTTGCGGCCCTCTCCATGAGACGGGGCTCTCTGACGCTTCTCGAGCAGGCCCGCTCCGTCGGAGGAGGAGACCTCATCGTCGTCTGCGAGCTGCCCAGCTACGTCGTCGAGGTGACGGAGACGGTGGAGCTCGCCAGGAAGAAGGGCGCCAAGGTCGTCGCCATCGTCGACAGCCCCGCCGCCCCCCTCTGCCGCTTCTCGGACCTGAATTTCTTCATCAGCGCCGCCAGCCCCACCTTCGGCAGCAGCATCGTCGGGCCTCTCTTCCTGACCCATATTCTCACGTCGGTCCTGGCCGTCCACATGGGAGACCGGGCCCACACGGCCCTCGAGGAGCAGGCCCAGTTTCTCCACGACGAGCGGATCTTCCACCCCGTCTTCGGCCTCAAATACTGA
- a CDS encoding glycosyltransferase family 39 protein, which translates to MRADRTRGLLLGLLLVCAYFFLLGSHGLLEPDEGRYSEIPREMRLSGDFITPRLNGVAYFEKPILHYWLTGSAQALFGENEFSSRFWPALLALGAVAATGLLGRKLYGGRTGLLGALVLATSLLHFAVGQLNITDMPLSFFVTVALVTFKFAEEGDRRLLLLFYAAMALATLTKGLIGIVLPGAVLLAYIVLTRRWSLVVRSLYLPGILLFFALLLPWFVAVCRANGDFFHFFFVREHFLRYTTAIHDRHEPFWYFFPILLLGLFPWTGLLPSALARAFPGRGRKASTDDLYLLLWAIVILLFFSASGSKLVPYIVPVLPPLALLIGRELDRAFSGKGFPKLALAASTLFPGLLAPAFLVYPFIQDRHPLSLLLFPGLALGLIPLTGLALAWRFQLRGRGQRAAAAFCLMGLLLLPAYRGLFIAYGEIKSRRPLAEAIAARLDRDDVVAQYGTYEQALPFYLKRLNVVIAYRGELAFGIDRDAPSWFLDEGGLLPLLEGDRRVFLVVKRDLYETLREKTGGLFTLAEWDNTLVVVNRPLEVNE; encoded by the coding sequence TTGCGAGCCGATAGAACGAGGGGCCTTCTTCTGGGGCTCCTTCTGGTCTGTGCCTACTTTTTCCTCCTGGGCAGCCATGGCCTGCTCGAGCCCGACGAGGGCCGGTACTCCGAGATCCCCAGGGAAATGCGCCTTTCCGGCGATTTCATCACGCCCCGCCTCAACGGCGTGGCCTACTTCGAGAAACCGATCCTGCACTACTGGCTGACGGGCTCGGCCCAGGCCCTTTTCGGCGAGAACGAGTTTTCCTCGCGCTTCTGGCCCGCCCTCCTGGCCCTGGGCGCCGTCGCCGCCACGGGGCTCCTGGGGCGCAAGCTCTACGGAGGAAGGACGGGCCTTCTGGGCGCCCTCGTCCTCGCCACGTCGCTTCTTCACTTCGCCGTCGGCCAGCTCAACATCACCGACATGCCCCTGTCCTTCTTCGTCACCGTCGCCCTCGTCACCTTCAAATTCGCCGAAGAGGGCGACCGCCGTCTGCTGCTTCTCTTCTACGCCGCCATGGCCCTGGCCACTCTGACCAAGGGACTCATCGGCATCGTCCTTCCCGGCGCCGTCCTCCTGGCCTATATCGTCCTGACGCGGCGGTGGAGCCTCGTCGTCCGGAGCCTCTACCTGCCGGGAATACTCCTCTTTTTCGCCCTCCTTCTTCCCTGGTTCGTCGCCGTCTGCCGGGCCAACGGGGATTTCTTCCATTTCTTCTTCGTCCGGGAGCACTTCCTCCGTTACACGACGGCGATCCACGATCGCCACGAGCCCTTCTGGTATTTTTTCCCCATTCTCCTCCTGGGGCTCTTCCCCTGGACGGGGCTCCTCCCGTCGGCCCTGGCACGGGCCTTCCCCGGCCGGGGGCGGAAGGCGAGCACCGACGACCTCTACCTCCTTCTCTGGGCGATCGTCATCCTCCTCTTCTTCTCGGCGTCGGGCTCGAAACTCGTCCCCTACATCGTTCCCGTCCTGCCCCCTCTGGCCCTCCTCATCGGCCGGGAGCTGGACCGGGCCTTCTCGGGAAAGGGGTTCCCGAAACTCGCCCTCGCGGCCTCGACGCTCTTCCCCGGCCTCCTGGCTCCGGCCTTCCTCGTCTACCCCTTCATCCAGGATCGCCATCCCCTCTCCCTTCTCCTCTTCCCCGGGCTGGCCCTGGGGCTGATCCCCCTGACCGGTCTGGCCCTGGCCTGGCGCTTTCAGCTTCGAGGCAGGGGGCAGAGGGCGGCGGCGGCCTTCTGTCTCATGGGACTCCTGCTTTTGCCCGCCTACAGGGGACTTTTCATCGCCTACGGCGAGATCAAGTCGCGACGGCCCCTGGCCGAGGCCATCGCCGCCCGCCTCGATCGGGACGACGTCGTGGCCCAGTACGGCACCTACGAGCAGGCCCTGCCCTTCTACCTGAAACGGCTCAACGTCGTCATCGCCTACAGGGGAGAGCTGGCCTTCGGCATCGATCGGGACGCCCCCTCGTGGTTCCTCGACGAAGGGGGACTCCTCCCTCTCCTGGAGGGGGACCGGCGGGTCTTCCTCGTCGTGAAACGGGATCTCTACGAGACGCTGAGGGAGAAGACCGGCGGCCTCTTTACCCTCGCCGAATGGGATAATACACTTGTCGTCGTCAATCGCCCTCTGGAGGTGAACGAATAG
- a CDS encoding DegT/DnrJ/EryC1/StrS family aminotransferase: MRKTFLPFARPSISEEAIADVADSLRSGWITTGPKAQAFEEAFAAYTGAPYALALNSATAGLHLACLALGLGPGDEVITTPMTFVATVNVILWAGARPVLVDIDRRTLNIDAARIESALTERTKAIVPVHFAGLPCDMDPIETLARERGLALIEDAAHALGARYKGRLVGSSTEGRHVTVFSFHPTKNITTGEGGMLCTGDEEVAEKTALLRQHGMSKGAWKRYAVQGTPHYDVHFPGLKYNMLDIEAAIGLDQLRRLEDFNGRRRAIAARYDEAFADRGGLILPEAPSYDHLHGRHIYTPLVDVDRLGMSRDAFMARLRELNIGTALHYQALHLFSYYGETFGWRRGDFPEAEYVSDRIVSLPLFPAMTDEDVDDVIDAVRAVCLAKGA, encoded by the coding sequence ATGAGAAAAACCTTTCTGCCCTTTGCCCGTCCCTCCATTTCCGAGGAGGCCATCGCCGACGTGGCCGACTCGCTGCGATCGGGCTGGATCACGACGGGCCCCAAGGCCCAGGCCTTCGAGGAGGCCTTCGCCGCCTATACCGGCGCCCCCTACGCCCTCGCCCTCAACTCGGCCACGGCGGGCCTCCATCTTGCCTGCCTCGCCCTGGGCCTCGGTCCCGGCGACGAGGTGATCACGACGCCCATGACCTTCGTGGCCACCGTCAACGTCATCCTCTGGGCGGGAGCCCGCCCCGTCCTCGTCGACATCGACAGAAGGACGCTCAACATCGACGCGGCCCGAATCGAATCGGCCCTGACGGAGCGCACCAAGGCCATCGTCCCCGTCCACTTCGCCGGGCTTCCCTGCGACATGGACCCCATCGAGACTCTCGCACGGGAGAGGGGACTGGCCCTCATCGAAGACGCCGCCCACGCCCTGGGCGCCCGCTACAAGGGACGCCTCGTCGGCTCCTCGACGGAAGGGCGCCACGTGACGGTCTTCAGCTTCCACCCCACGAAGAACATCACCACCGGCGAGGGGGGCATGCTCTGCACCGGCGACGAGGAGGTGGCCGAGAAGACGGCCCTCCTCCGCCAGCACGGCATGTCGAAGGGAGCCTGGAAGCGCTACGCCGTCCAGGGAACGCCCCACTACGACGTCCACTTCCCGGGCCTCAAATACAACATGCTCGACATCGAGGCCGCCATCGGCCTCGATCAGCTCCGACGCCTCGAGGACTTCAACGGAAGGAGACGGGCCATCGCCGCCCGCTACGACGAGGCCTTCGCCGACAGGGGAGGGCTGATCCTCCCCGAGGCCCCCTCCTACGATCATCTCCACGGGCGCCACATCTACACGCCCCTCGTCGACGTCGACCGCCTGGGCATGAGCCGCGACGCCTTCATGGCCCGCCTGCGGGAGCTCAACATCGGAACGGCCCTCCACTATCAGGCCCTCCACCTCTTCTCCTATTACGGAGAGACCTTCGGCTGGAGGCGGGGCGACTTCCCCGAGGCGGAGTACGTCTCGGACCGGATCGTCTCCCTCCCCCTCTTCCCGGCCATGACCGACGAGGACGTCGACGACGTCATCGACGCCGTCCGCGCCGTCTGTCTCGCGAAGGGAGCCTAA
- a CDS encoding polysaccharide deacetylase family protein has protein sequence MTVLGLKVDVDTLRGYREGVPRLLDLFAQRKVRATFFFSFGPDNSGKAIRRIFRPGFLSKMGRTGPVSTYGLRTLLYGTLLPAPLIVASDPAIVRRAEDEGHECAIHSWDHVKWQDELDRLDESVIEEDFLKALDLYEKILGHLPRACAAPGWQVTAESLRVQDRMGLDYCSDVRGEAPFLPALNGEVFRTLQIPTTTATMDELLGLGDVDDVNFNDRLFRAMRRKVNVHTVHAEMEGMSKRPLLDQLLRRCRDEEMDVVPLATLAAEIDRKKTPRRDVRRGVLPGRSGTVAVEGS, from the coding sequence ATGACCGTCCTGGGCCTCAAGGTCGACGTCGACACCCTGCGGGGCTACCGCGAGGGCGTGCCCCGCCTCCTCGACCTTTTCGCCCAGAGGAAGGTCCGGGCCACCTTTTTCTTCTCCTTCGGGCCCGACAATTCGGGCAAGGCCATCCGACGGATCTTCCGCCCCGGCTTCCTGTCCAAGATGGGACGTACCGGCCCGGTGAGCACCTACGGCCTCAGAACGCTTCTCTACGGCACGCTCCTCCCGGCGCCTCTCATCGTCGCGTCCGATCCCGCCATCGTGCGGAGAGCCGAGGACGAGGGGCACGAATGCGCCATCCACAGCTGGGATCACGTCAAGTGGCAGGACGAGCTGGACCGCCTCGACGAATCGGTCATCGAGGAGGACTTCCTCAAGGCCCTCGACCTCTACGAAAAGATCCTGGGCCACCTTCCCCGTGCCTGCGCCGCCCCGGGATGGCAGGTCACGGCCGAAAGCCTCCGCGTCCAGGACAGGATGGGCCTCGACTACTGCAGCGACGTCCGCGGGGAGGCCCCCTTCCTCCCCGCCCTGAACGGAGAGGTCTTCCGGACCCTCCAGATCCCGACGACGACGGCGACGATGGACGAACTGCTGGGCCTCGGCGACGTCGACGACGTCAACTTCAACGACCGCCTCTTCCGGGCCATGAGGCGGAAGGTCAACGTCCACACCGTCCACGCCGAGATGGAGGGGATGAGCAAACGCCCCCTGCTGGACCAGCTGCTCCGCCGCTGCCGCGACGAGGAGATGGACGTCGTCCCCCTGGCGACCCTCGCCGCGGAGATCGACAGAAAGAAGACGCCCCGCCGCGACGTGCGGCGAGGCGTCCTGCCCGGTCGATCGGGCACGGTGGCCGTCGAAGGCAGCTGA
- a CDS encoding UDP-glucose dehydrogenase family protein has translation MRISMIGTGYVGLVTGACLAETGNDVWCVDVDAAKIEELRQGKIPIYEPGLDVVVRRNVEQGRLRFTTELKEALDSSLFVFIAVGTPPGDSGEADLGHVFDVARAIGASMDSYKIVVAKSTIPVGTTMKIKETIRNVLDGRGRGDLDFDVAFCPEFLKEGSAVEDFMKPDRIVIGTENNRTAELLKELFSFFTFREERMFAMSVASAELTKYAANAMLATRISFMNELARFCERVGADVTEVRRGMGSDGRIGSAFLYAGIGYGGSCFPKDVKALIHSGRQAGTPFSILEAVEAVNVEQRRWFFEKIGARYGGDLKGKSFALWGLSFKPNTDDVREAPALDLVAWLLDGGATLRAYDPVAEGNARKALAGRPSVARAIEEGRLRFGSDNYEVLEGVHALILLTEWPLFRKPDWERIGSLMAEPVVFDGRNQYDPDRMKSGGFVYLAVGR, from the coding sequence TTGCGCATTTCCATGATCGGAACGGGTTACGTGGGCCTCGTCACGGGGGCCTGTCTGGCCGAAACGGGCAACGACGTCTGGTGCGTCGACGTCGACGCGGCCAAGATAGAGGAACTTCGTCAGGGGAAGATCCCCATCTACGAGCCGGGCCTCGACGTCGTCGTCAGACGCAACGTCGAGCAGGGACGTCTCCGCTTCACGACGGAGCTGAAGGAGGCCCTCGACAGCTCCCTTTTCGTCTTCATCGCCGTGGGGACGCCGCCCGGCGACTCGGGAGAGGCCGATCTGGGCCACGTCTTCGACGTGGCCCGGGCCATCGGCGCGTCCATGGACAGCTACAAGATCGTCGTCGCCAAGTCGACGATTCCCGTCGGGACGACGATGAAGATCAAAGAGACGATTCGGAACGTCCTCGACGGACGGGGTCGGGGGGACCTCGACTTCGACGTCGCCTTCTGCCCCGAGTTCCTCAAGGAGGGGTCGGCCGTGGAGGATTTCATGAAGCCCGACCGCATCGTCATCGGAACCGAGAACAACCGCACGGCCGAGCTGCTGAAGGAGCTCTTCAGCTTCTTCACCTTCCGGGAGGAGCGGATGTTCGCCATGTCCGTCGCCTCGGCGGAGCTGACCAAATACGCCGCCAACGCCATGCTGGCCACGCGGATCAGCTTCATGAACGAGCTGGCCCGCTTCTGCGAGCGCGTCGGGGCCGACGTGACCGAAGTCCGTCGCGGCATGGGAAGCGACGGCCGCATCGGGTCGGCCTTTCTCTACGCCGGAATCGGCTACGGAGGCTCCTGTTTCCCCAAGGATGTCAAGGCCCTCATCCACTCGGGCCGGCAGGCCGGCACGCCCTTTTCGATCCTCGAGGCCGTCGAGGCCGTCAACGTGGAGCAGCGCCGCTGGTTTTTCGAGAAGATCGGGGCCCGTTACGGAGGGGATCTGAAGGGGAAGAGCTTCGCCCTCTGGGGTCTGAGCTTCAAGCCCAACACCGACGACGTCCGTGAGGCGCCGGCCCTGGACCTCGTCGCCTGGCTTCTCGACGGGGGGGCTACCCTGAGGGCCTACGATCCCGTCGCCGAGGGCAACGCCCGGAAGGCCCTCGCCGGTCGTCCCTCCGTCGCCCGTGCCATCGAGGAGGGCCGTCTTCGCTTCGGATCGGACAACTACGAGGTCCTCGAGGGGGTCCATGCCCTGATCCTCCTCACCGAGTGGCCCCTCTTCCGCAAGCCCGACTGGGAGAGGATCGGCTCTCTCATGGCCGAGCCCGTCGTCTTCGACGGCCGCAACCAGTACGACCCGGACAGGATGAAATCGGGCGGTTTCGTCTATCTCGCCGTGGGGAGGTAG
- a CDS encoding DMT family transporter, translating into MDRWGLLMLFGSAFFNATANTFMKAAFGGRTELLDGGLPASVLRILLNPWAVGGIACFGVSFVFLSAALTRVDLSLAYPVMAGMVFVLVLAVSAGYFGETVSLWRLFGIAAILGGIAVLSLKG; encoded by the coding sequence ATGGATCGATGGGGACTTCTCATGCTTTTCGGCTCGGCCTTTTTCAACGCCACGGCCAACACCTTCATGAAGGCCGCCTTCGGCGGCAGGACGGAGCTTCTCGACGGAGGGCTCCCAGCCTCGGTGCTGCGGATCCTCCTCAACCCCTGGGCCGTCGGCGGCATCGCCTGCTTCGGCGTCTCTTTCGTCTTCCTCAGCGCCGCCCTGACGCGCGTCGACCTCTCCCTGGCCTATCCCGTCATGGCCGGAATGGTCTTCGTCCTCGTCCTCGCCGTCTCGGCGGGCTATTTCGGCGAAACGGTGAGCCTCTGGCGTCTTTTCGGCATCGCCGCCATCCTGGGCGGCATCGCCGTCCTCTCCCTCAAGGGCTGA